One window of the Deltaproteobacteria bacterium genome contains the following:
- a CDS encoding dodecin domain-containing protein codes for MSESTYKIIELNGVSKISWEDAAKNAIETATQTLKEMRIAEVVKMDLTIEDDRVVMFRTRLTASFKYISG; via the coding sequence ATGTCGGAAAGTACTTACAAGATCATCGAACTGAACGGCGTCAGTAAAATTTCCTGGGAAGACGCGGCCAAGAACGCCATAGAAACCGCCACCCAAACACTCAAGGAAATGAGAATTGCGGAAGTTGTCAAAATGGATCTGACCATAGAGGATGACAGGGTCGTCATGTTTCGAACCCGATTAACAGCGTCTTTCAAATATATCAGCGGTTGA
- a CDS encoding sel1 repeat family protein, producing the protein MMKKTWSGVVVAMFILSLPVSVMSQDYASAFEKVRVQAVAGHAEAQQELGRMYVNGIGVTKDYVEAVNWYNRAAEQGLADAQFNLGSIYFRGEIISKDYVAASKWFSKAAVQGHAEAQYYLGMMSSDGLGIPKSHTEAFKWYSKAAEQDLAAAQYNLAVMYYNGDGVNQDYEKAAEWFTRASTLGLARAQYDLGRMYARGLGVPKDNIHAYKWLDVAAAQGVTRARELRDNLEKEMTREDVSRARFLSEEFRSTP; encoded by the coding sequence ATGATGAAAAAAACATGGTCAGGTGTTGTGGTTGCGATGTTCATTCTGAGTTTACCCGTTTCCGTGATGTCTCAAGACTACGCGTCAGCCTTTGAAAAGGTTCGTGTTCAAGCTGTTGCGGGTCATGCCGAAGCACAGCAGGAACTGGGGCGCATGTACGTAAATGGCATCGGCGTTACAAAAGATTATGTCGAGGCAGTGAACTGGTATAACCGGGCCGCCGAGCAAGGACTTGCGGATGCCCAGTTCAATCTGGGCAGCATTTATTTCAGAGGAGAAATCATTTCGAAGGATTATGTCGCGGCCTCCAAATGGTTTTCGAAAGCGGCAGTTCAGGGGCATGCCGAAGCCCAATACTATTTAGGTATGATGAGTTCCGACGGTTTAGGGATTCCCAAGAGCCATACCGAGGCTTTCAAATGGTACAGTAAAGCGGCGGAACAGGATTTGGCGGCGGCCCAGTACAATTTGGCTGTGATGTACTACAATGGCGACGGCGTTAATCAGGATTATGAGAAAGCGGCAGAGTGGTTTACCCGAGCTTCCACTCTCGGTCTGGCCAGAGCGCAATATGATCTGGGGCGGATGTATGCGAGGGGATTGGGCGTTCCGAAAGATAATATCCATGCATACAAATGGCTGGATGTTGCGGCCGCACAGGGGGTGACAAGGGCACGAGAGCTCCGGGATAATCTGGAAAAGGAGATGACACGAGAGGACGTTTCCCGGGCACGGTTTTTGAGCGAAGAGTTCCGAAGCACGCCGTAA
- the ablA gene encoding lysine 2,3-aminomutase — translation MSLYLRQKEIMESIDPAATFKEWRNWKWQIRHSVRTLDTFERLMKITLNNEQRAQFGLTEAKFPMSITPYYLSLINNDPSEISLDPVFRQSFPSSLELKIVEDDMGDPLHEDLDSPVPGVTHRYPDRVLLLVSNICSMYCRHCTRKRRVGDVDSIPSKTEITAGLDYIRNTPRIRDVLLSGGDPLMLSDDYLDWILSKLRAIKHVEIIRIGSRMPVVLPYRITKDLVNILNKYHPLWFNTHFNHPRELTGASRKALARLADAGIPLGNQSVLLAGVNDCTLIMRALVNGLAANRVRPYYLYQCDLSDGLSHFRTPVGKGIEILENLIGHTSGLCVPTYVIDAPGGGGKIPVMPNYLISWSPTKIILRNYEGVITTYKEPDDYGAIVCDRNCDDCILQHENGNMEDYEDLGITKLLADHDKTISLIPADNQRMARREENSHDDPA, via the coding sequence ATGAGCCTCTACCTCAGACAGAAGGAAATCATGGAAAGCATTGATCCGGCCGCCACCTTCAAGGAATGGCGAAATTGGAAATGGCAGATACGCCATAGTGTACGTACACTTGACACATTTGAAAGGCTGATGAAGATCACTCTGAATAATGAACAACGTGCGCAATTCGGCCTTACAGAAGCCAAATTCCCCATGTCGATTACCCCTTATTACCTGTCCCTTATCAACAACGATCCATCAGAAATCTCCCTTGATCCGGTTTTCAGACAGTCCTTTCCTTCCTCACTTGAATTGAAAATCGTGGAAGACGATATGGGAGACCCATTGCATGAGGATTTGGACAGCCCCGTCCCAGGGGTGACGCATCGCTATCCGGATCGGGTTTTGCTTCTGGTCAGCAATATCTGCTCCATGTACTGCCGCCATTGTACACGTAAACGACGTGTCGGAGATGTGGATTCAATCCCCTCAAAGACGGAAATCACGGCTGGCCTCGACTATATTCGCAATACGCCGCGGATACGAGATGTTCTTTTGAGCGGCGGCGATCCGCTGATGCTTTCCGACGATTATCTTGACTGGATACTGTCGAAGTTGCGCGCCATCAAACATGTGGAGATTATCCGCATCGGTTCACGAATGCCCGTGGTACTTCCTTACCGCATCACCAAAGATCTGGTAAACATCCTCAATAAATATCATCCCTTATGGTTTAATACGCACTTCAACCATCCCAGGGAATTGACGGGTGCATCCCGGAAAGCTTTGGCTAGGCTTGCCGATGCAGGAATCCCTCTGGGAAACCAGTCGGTTCTGCTGGCAGGGGTCAACGATTGCACCCTGATCATGCGGGCTTTAGTAAACGGTCTTGCCGCAAACCGGGTCCGTCCCTATTATCTTTACCAATGCGATCTTTCGGATGGGCTTTCTCATTTTCGCACACCCGTAGGCAAGGGCATCGAAATTCTCGAAAATCTGATCGGGCACACGAGTGGTCTCTGTGTCCCAACCTACGTTATCGATGCTCCCGGTGGCGGAGGCAAAATTCCTGTTATGCCCAACTACCTGATTTCCTGGTCGCCGACTAAAATCATCCTGCGGAATTACGAGGGGGTCATTACAACGTATAAGGAACCGGATGATTATGGAGCGATCGTCTGTGACCGCAACTGCGACGACTGCATCCTGCAGCATGAAAACGGGAATATGGAGGATTATGAGGATCTGGGAATCACGAAACTGTTGGCCGATCATGACAAAACCATTTCCCTTATTCCCGCTGACAACCAACGCATGGCCCGTAGGGAGGAAAATAGCCATGATGATCCGGCATGA
- the ablB gene encoding putative beta-lysine N-acetyltransferase: MIRHEPDRIEHIGDALIQHGPLNDRVYIMKIGSSDPKKLIEKVEVLAVDEGYSKVFAKVPATLARLFIDAGYEKEACVSGYFRGLESALFLGKYLQKFRKKEDYRDELDRIADLAIKRCHAGKPVCQTGLPFRIRPCNRTDAPLMSRLYARVFQSYPFPIDYPEYLIQTMENDVDYFGVEVHGNLVALSSAEMDRNEESVEMTDFATLPEWEGNGLAFNLLLAMEKEVRAKGIRTAYTIARAASVGMNITFARGGYCFGGRLINNTNISGHIESMNVWFKSL; this comes from the coding sequence ATGATCCGGCATGAACCGGACAGAATCGAACACATTGGGGATGCCCTGATCCAGCACGGACCATTGAACGACCGCGTCTATATCATGAAAATCGGCTCATCGGATCCGAAAAAATTGATTGAAAAGGTGGAAGTTCTGGCCGTTGATGAGGGGTATTCAAAAGTTTTCGCTAAGGTCCCCGCAACCCTTGCACGGTTGTTCATAGACGCTGGATACGAGAAGGAGGCCTGTGTTTCCGGGTATTTCCGCGGTCTGGAATCGGCTCTCTTTCTTGGTAAATACCTTCAGAAGTTCCGAAAAAAGGAAGATTACCGCGACGAATTGGACCGGATTGCCGATCTTGCGATCAAGCGTTGTCATGCAGGGAAACCCGTGTGCCAAACGGGTTTACCGTTTCGTATTCGACCATGCAACCGCACCGATGCACCCCTGATGAGCCGCCTCTATGCCCGGGTCTTTCAGTCTTACCCTTTCCCCATTGATTATCCCGAATACCTGATCCAAACGATGGAAAATGACGTCGATTATTTTGGTGTAGAAGTTCATGGGAATCTCGTCGCGCTTTCTTCTGCCGAAATGGACCGAAACGAAGAAAGTGTGGAAATGACGGATTTTGCGACTCTCCCGGAATGGGAAGGGAACGGACTTGCTTTTAACCTGCTTTTGGCCATGGAAAAGGAAGTAAGGGCAAAAGGCATCAGGACCGCATACACGATTGCCCGGGCCGCTTCCGTTGGCATGAACATAACTTTTGCAAGGGGAGGCTACTGCTTTGGCGGCAGGCTGATCAATAACACCAATATCAGCGGTCATATTGAAAGCATGAACGTGTGGTTTAAATCCCTGTAA